Part of the marine bacterium B5-7 genome, TGCTTAATCAACTGATCAAATTGGTCTTGCAGTTGCTTAGATTTTGTCGCGGCTTCTTTTTCATGCCCCGTTAATTTTCCTAGTTTAATATAAGCTGCAGATAAATCTTTTAAACGTTGCACATCAATTTTTTCTACCGGAACGTTAAACTTTTCTAGTGTCGCTTCTTCGGTAATATTATCTTGCGTGGGCGCCATCAAGACCAAGTCAGGCTTAAAACCCAAAATCGCTTCCGCGCTGGTATCATCAGTCACAGATACTTTCGGTAATTTCGCCGCCTCATCGGGATAGGTGCTATTGCGGTCAACTGCAACGACTTGGTCGCCAGCACCAATGTCGAATAGGATTTCAGTAATATTTGGGGCCAGGGATAAAATACGATGAGGGGCATCCGCCGCAACCGTAAACGTGCTCCAAGACAATAACAAAAAACCGATTATTTTTCGCACAAGTTGTTTCCTGGAGTATGAGCTTAAACGAGTATTTTATCAGAACCCTCAGGCATGTCACCCGGGCAGTGTGTAATCTATTAACGGTTATTTAACTGCTGACGCGCTGAAGGTTTTAGCAAACGCTCATGTAACACCGTCATCGTACGGTGCAAGGCACTCGCATCTTTTGTAAGCACTGCTTCAGGCAACATATCAGCGACAGTTTTCGTCACTTGATTGGCATCATTGCTATCTTCCAATGCCTTCACAAGTTTATCTACCTTTTGAATATGATGACGCTTCCAAGCGCCTGCGAAGAAACGTACAAGGCGATCACTTGCACCCATTGCGTTGACAAACTTAGTCATCAAATTTGTTGAGGCAGGACGTAGGTACGCCATCCGAACAAACATGCTCGCAATCTTATTTAATGCTGCATCAGTGCCAAACTGTTTTGTCACCTGATCAAACACTTGGTTCTCAAATGTGGCAAACTGCTTTTGATTGGTGTGGCTGAAAAATGCTCTCGCATTGGTAAATATTTTAGGCTTTTTCAGGTCAGTATTATCTAAACTTTTCATGCTGAGAGCACTATTTTGGCTCTCAACAGAAACACTACGTGAACGGCTCGCCACACTGGATTCTGGTGTCGATTCGGCAATCATCCGCCCCGCTGCTTCACCCGCCATGAGGAAGAAATCATCTGAAGACAACTTTAAGTTCTTATCTGTTGCAATGACTGCTGTTCCATACCCATCTTTCTTCGCCAATACAAGCCCGGTGTTCATCAGCACATTCATCGCGGTTTCTTCACCGACTAATGCAATCAAGCAGTCTAAAAATGCCGGCGCATTCATATCGAGTGCAAGGGTCTTTGTTAGCACGCTCTCCAGCGTGTCATAAGCATCTTGTGCATTTCCAACTTTATATTTTTTTTCTGAAGCGTCCATCGCAGATTCTACAGCGGCTTGCGCTAAATCTTTTTTTC contains:
- the btuF gene encoding vitamin B12-binding protein, producing the protein MRKIIGFLLLSWSTFTVAADAPHRILSLAPNITEILFDIGAGDQVVAVDRNSTYPDEAAKLPKVSVTDDTSAEAILGFKPDLVLMAPTQDNITEEATLEKFNVPVEKIDVQRLKDLSAAYIKLGKLTGHEKEAATKSKQLQDQFDQLIKQAKPKKQLNVFFQLATNPLITVNNKTVIGDVISLCGGENIFGKELLSAPRVSLEAVIKANPDVIVSDQPHTLHTDWQKWPEMTAVKNQHLYAIPPDLIDRPGPRLIDGARLMCRAFRDVAQEKK